A portion of the uncultured Draconibacterium sp. genome contains these proteins:
- a CDS encoding DUF4141 domain-containing protein, producing MKTKLVIAGLLLMLGSLNLQAQWVVNDPINTATSIANTAKEIIQTSSTVSNVIKNFQEVKKVYEQGKAYYDALKAVNNLVKDARKVQQTILMVGEITDIYINAYQRMLQDENYSLEELGAIAFGYTKLLEESAYLLNDLKGIVNASTLSLTDKERMDVIDSVYDSIKHYRNLVSYYTNKNIAVSYLRAQKKGDTERMLALYGDSSERYW from the coding sequence ATGAAAACAAAATTAGTTATAGCCGGGCTGCTGCTTATGCTAGGTTCGTTAAACCTGCAAGCACAGTGGGTGGTTAACGATCCCATTAATACGGCCACCAGTATTGCCAATACGGCCAAGGAGATTATTCAAACCTCCAGTACCGTATCGAATGTGATCAAAAACTTCCAGGAAGTAAAAAAGGTGTATGAACAGGGCAAAGCCTATTACGATGCGCTAAAGGCAGTAAACAACCTGGTTAAAGATGCCCGAAAAGTGCAGCAAACCATTTTAATGGTTGGTGAAATTACCGACATCTATATCAATGCCTACCAGCGGATGTTGCAGGATGAAAACTATTCGTTGGAAGAGCTGGGGGCAATTGCCTTTGGCTATACTAAACTACTGGAAGAAAGTGCCTACCTGCTGAATGATCTGAAAGGCATTGTAAATGCCAGTACCCTTTCTCTGACCGACAAAGAGCGGATGGATGTGATAGACAGTGTTTACGATTCAATAAAACATTACAGGAATCTGGTAAGCTATTACACCAATAAGAACATTGCCGTTTCGTACCTGAGGGCGCAAAAGAAAGGCGATACCGAACGGATGTTGGCGCTGTATGGTGATTCAAGTGAAAGATACTGGTAA